The genomic region TTCCTCGAAGCGACCCATGCCCACCGCCAAGGCGATGGAGAGCCCCACCGCCGACCAAAGGGAATAGCGTCCCCCCACCCAATCCCAGAATTCGAAGATATTTTCCGGATCGATCCCGAACGCTTGCACCGCATTATGATTGGTGGAAATGGCCGCGAAATGCCGGGCCACCGCCGCGGAGTCGCCACCGGCGCCCGCGATCAGCCAATCCCGGGCGGAACGCGCATTGGTCATGGTTTCCTGGGTGGTGAAGGTCTTGGAAGCCACCAGGAACAAAGTCGTTTCTTGATTCAAATTCCGCAAGGTTTCCAGCAGATCGGTCTCGTCCACATTGGACACGAAATGAACCCGAAGATCCTGCTTTTGATATGGAGTCAGGGCGGCAGTGACCATACGCGGCCCCAGATCGGAACCGCCGATGCCCAAATTGACCACGTCGCTGATCGGCTTGCCGCTGAAACCGCGCCACTGGCCGCTGTGAACCTGGTCGGTAAAGCGGCGCATTTTGTCCAACACCCGACGGACATCGGGCATGACGTCATATCCGCCTACCTCGATCGAGCGTTCGGAACGATTGCGCAGCGCCACGTGCAACACCGCCCGGTCTTCCGAGAGATTGATTGACTCGCCGTTGAACATGGACTCGATGCGCGCCGCCAAACCGGACTGCTCGGCCAATTGGAACAAGAGCCCCAAGGTTTTGTCGGTGATGCGGTTTTTGGAAAAATCAAAGAAGATCTCCCCCCAGTCAAGGGAGAAACGCTGGCATCGCTGCGGATCGCTCGCGAACCAGTCGCGCAAATGGGCCGTAGCGATTTCACGGCGATGCTCGGCCAAAGCTTTCCAGGCGGGCAGAATGGTCGGGTTGGTCATGGGAACGATACTCTCCAGTGCTCTGTAACTGGGAACAATGGTAAACCAAGGTCGGTCCAAGGGAAACGTAAGGGAAAGCGTTTTTCATCCCCTTGTCACAAAGGATCGGTAAATTGACTCGAACAGAATGATCGGTGACAATTTCCCATCGATTTCGTCAATTTTTTTTACATCCGAACGGTCCTGGCAATCTAGGTCTTTGAATCTTCATCTAAACTTTTTTTGGCGCAAAACCTGCTTATTCCGTGATAGGCATCACAGTCTGCAATGAGGCTCCTCCGATGAAACGCATTTCAGGTTATTTAACGATCGGTAAACTTCTGTTGGGAATCTACTGGCTGGTACTGCGCCAACGGTGTTATTTGGGATATCGTAAACTCACCCATCGGCTGGGAGGGCGTACCGTCGCCGCCTAATCCGAATTGATGGAGCACGAACCGGGCAAGCTTTATGTAGTCGCCACCCCCATCGGCAATCTGGACGATATGACCTTCCGGGCGCTGAACATCCTCCGCCGGGTGGATGCGATCGCCGCCGAGGATACCCGCCATTGCCGCAGGCTGCTCGACCACTACGGCATCACCGCATCCACCCGCTCTTTTCACGAACACAATGAAAGAGCCAAGACGGCGGCGCTATTGGAACAGCTGCGGAGCGGTCGCAGCATCGCCCTGGTTTCCGACGCGGGCACCCCGCTGATCAACGATCCCGGCTTCCCGCTGATTCAAGCCGCGCATGAAACCGGGATCACCGTGGTTCCCATTCCCGGTCCTTGCGCCGCCATCGCCGCCTTGTCGGCGGCGGGGCTGCCCACCGACCGCTTCGCATTCGAAGGATTCCCGCCCCGCACACGCAATGCCCGCCGCACTTACTTCGAACGCCTGGTGGAGGAACCCAGGACATCGGTATTTTACGAATCCAGTCACCGATTGATCGCTTGTCTCGAGGATCTGGCAGCCGTCTTCCCGCCGCAAAGGCGGGTGGTGATCGCCAAGGAATTGACCAAACTGCACGAGCGCTTACTCTCCACATCGGTGGGCCAAGCGCCCGATTTGTTTGTCCATCAACCCGAATTGAGCAAAGGCGAATTCGTGCTTCTGGTGGCGGGCGCCCCGCCGCTTTCTACCGAGGAGTTAACCGGAGAGCAGCGCCGCACCCTTCATTTGCTGCTGAAAGAATGTTCCCTCCGCACCGCCGTCTCCTTGGCGGAAAAAATCACCGGCGCGCGCAAAAAAGTCCTTTACCGCGCAGCCCTGAACTGGCAGGCAGCATCAACAAACCAGGAACTTTGAGTCGATTTCTGGTTCAATAGTCTTGGAGAGTCGGCTGGGTAATCGCTCCCGCACGTCGGGGGAGGAAAGTCCGGGCTCCGCAGGGCAGGGTGCCAGGTAACGCCTGGGCGCCGCGAGGCGACGGAAAGTGCCACAGAGAGCAGACCGCCGATGGCCGGCAACGGCACAGGCAAGGGTGAAAGGGTGCGGTAAGAGCGCACCGCGCGGCTGGCAACGGTTCGCGGCACGGTAAACCCCACCCGGAGCAAGATCAAATAGGGGAGTATGGGGAAACCCAGCGTGCGGCCCGCACGCCGCTCCCGGGTAGATCGCTGGAGGCGTACAGCGATGTGCGTCCTAGAGGAATGATTACCCTCGACAGAACCCGGCTTACAGGCCGACTCTCCCGCTTTTGTTTCCCTTTGATCTACACTTATAATTCTAAAGATTACACAAGGATTTCCGTGTGTCGGCACAGACCCATTCCTATTCGACCGATCCCGACCGGCTGCAATCGTGGCTGGCGGAACTCTCCTGGCTCGACGAGGATCAAACCGCGGCCAAGCTCTTACCTCCCTTGCAAGCACTCGCGCGCGCGCCGATTCCTCCCCGGCAGCGATACCGCTTGCTCGAACTTTATCAACCCCGGTTGTTTTCCCTGACAGAAGCGCTGGAAAACCGTCTTCTCGATGCCGCCCTTCCCTTGCAAGACCGGGATCGGGAAACGGCCCGCCAACTTTTGGCTCTGTGCCGCCAGATGATCGCCAACGCCATCCAGGTGACCCTCGAGCCGGAATTTTTCCACCCCCGGTCATGGGGTCCCAGCGAACGGGTAGCCCTCTTGAATCATACCCTGGACTGGCTGGCCCGCATGGCCCGCCATAGCGCTCAAGTTTATCACTCCCTGGACGAAAACTACTGGCGCACGGTCTATCGACTCTATTTATTGCTGGAAGCACAAGGGATGCTGGCCGGCATCTCCCACCCCAAAAACCAAGCAGCCACACCCGAACCGGATCCCGATATTCGCACCCATTTGTTTAGGATTCTGCTGTTCGGATTGTGCACCCCGCAACAGTTCAGACCAGAGGAACTGAAACAAATCGATGGTTTTCTCCGACGTTTCGCCGGCTACGCCGAAATCCATTACTTAAGCAGGCGGCAACCCCTCAAGGCCGCTTTCTTTTTCGACGGCGCCCGCCCCCAAGCACCCTGTTCCATCAAGCGCTTCAAACAGATCGAACCGCCACCGGAAATTCCCCGCTTCATTCATACTCGACCGGTGACCCAAAAGCTGCTTGCTTATGTCGCTTCCTCTCATTCCTTGGGAGACGAGATCCTACCCCTCTCGCGCGCGAAAAAATTGGCCTTGCGCCTGGCCCATATTCTGGGGGCGCCCGCTCAGCGCAAATGGCGTCGGATACCCGAACAAAAAGACTGTTTCCTGATTGCCGGTCTTTCCGAGCTCATCGCCGCCCTGGCCCGGGAAGATTCCACCGGCCGCTCCTTGTCCCATTTGCTTCCGCCGACTCCGGAGAGGGACGCGAAAACGGAATATAACATCGATTTCGAGTTGATCCCGCTGGACGATGCGCCTGAATACGAATATCAAGCCCAGCGCAGC from Methylohalobius crimeensis 10Ki harbors:
- the pgi gene encoding glucose-6-phosphate isomerase, producing the protein MTNPTILPAWKALAEHRREIATAHLRDWFASDPQRCQRFSLDWGEIFFDFSKNRITDKTLGLLFQLAEQSGLAARIESMFNGESINLSEDRAVLHVALRNRSERSIEVGGYDVMPDVRRVLDKMRRFTDQVHSGQWRGFSGKPISDVVNLGIGGSDLGPRMVTAALTPYQKQDLRVHFVSNVDETDLLETLRNLNQETTLFLVASKTFTTQETMTNARSARDWLIAGAGGDSAAVARHFAAISTNHNAVQAFGIDPENIFEFWDWVGGRYSLWSAVGLSIALAVGMGRFEELLQGAFEVDQHFRSTPFSRNIPVIMGLLGVWYANFLGAESHAVLPYDQYLRHFPDHLQQLDMESNGKRVDLTGKPVDYTTGPLVWGQPGTNGQHSFFQLLHQGTHLVPCDFLVAAESQHELGEHHAILLANCLAQAEALMKGKTEAEARDELVDLDLPEDKLAALAAAKTFPGNRPSNMFLFKRLTPKILGRLIALYEHKVFVQGTIWNVNSFDQMGVELGKQLAQAILPELEEGRTGDHDASTAALIETCRRWWDRK
- the rsmI gene encoding 16S rRNA (cytidine(1402)-2'-O)-methyltransferase — protein: MEHEPGKLYVVATPIGNLDDMTFRALNILRRVDAIAAEDTRHCRRLLDHYGITASTRSFHEHNERAKTAALLEQLRSGRSIALVSDAGTPLINDPGFPLIQAAHETGITVVPIPGPCAAIAALSAAGLPTDRFAFEGFPPRTRNARRTYFERLVEEPRTSVFYESSHRLIACLEDLAAVFPPQRRVVIAKELTKLHERLLSTSVGQAPDLFVHQPELSKGEFVLLVAGAPPLSTEELTGEQRRTLHLLLKECSLRTAVSLAEKITGARKKVLYRAALNWQAASTNQEL